The Xanthomonas fragariae genome has a segment encoding these proteins:
- a CDS encoding IS5 family transposase (programmed frameshift), whose translation MTRRKEIPIALWKRIEPLIPQVKRSPKGGRPRISDQQALNGIVYVLRTGMPWEDLPVELGYGSGMTCWRRLRDWQAAGVWHRLHQVLLTELRRAQRLDLSRASLDAASVAFPPGGAYTGPNPTDRGKLGSKRHLIVDRNGVPLAVCVTGANRHDSVVFEELIDALPPIGGKPGRPRRWPDKLHADKAYDIDRCRAVLKQRGIIARIARKGIERNDRLGRHRWVVERTHAWFAGLGKLRIRFERRIDLHLALLSLACSIICLRLLPGFC comes from the exons ATGACACGTCGCAAAGAGATCCCCATTGCGCTGTGGAAGCGCATCGAGCCGCTGATTCCCCAAGTGAAGCGTTCGCCCAAAGGTGGACGGCCGCGCATCAGTGATCAGCAAGCCCTCAACGGCATCGTCTATGTCTTGCGCACGGGCATGCCATGGGAAGACCTGCCTGTGGAACTGGGCTATGGCAGCGGCATGACCTGCTGGCGCCGGTTGCGTGATTGGCAAGCCGCCGGTGTGTGGCATCGTCTGCATCAGGTGTTGCTGACCGAGCTGCGTCGCGCCCAGAGGCTGGATCTGAGCCGAGCCAGTCTGGACGCCGCCAGTGTGGCCT TCCCCCCGGGGGGCGCCTACACCGGGCCAAACCCGACCGATCGCGGCAAACTCGGCAGCAAACGGCATCTGATCGTGGACCGCAACGGCGTGCCCTTGGCAGTGTGCGTCACCGGCGCCAATCGGCACGACTCGGTCGTGTTCGAGGAGTTGATCGACGCCTTGCCGCCAATTGGTGGCAAACCAGGGCGCCCGCGACGTTGGCCAGACAAATTGCACGCCGACAAGGCTTACGACATCGACCGCTGTCGCGCCGTCCTCAAGCAGCGCGGCATCATTGCGCGGATCGCACGCAAGGGAATCGAGCGCAACGACCGGTTGGGCCGTCATCGCTGGGTCGTCGAGCGCACGCATGCCTGGTTCGCAGGCCTGGGCAAACTGCGCATCCGCTTTGAACGCCGCATCGATCTCCACTTGGCGTTGCTCTCGCTTGCATGCTCCATCATCTGCTTACGGCTTCTTCCTGGGTTTTGTTAG
- the xopAD gene encoding XopAD/skwp family type III secretion system effector — translation MHARPGARGGAWDGRAQQQPATHSHRLDDSTHWHDTAPGRRPDKMPADASAASSHRRPTHGLERTKDFCLTEQQPDRVARKRPREEQELHRGPQQRPRHGLELTTRDLRLTEQTLNREAKELLWQQRARYRRQLDAHRRIDQTHNARLCVAMAQDNELARRIGCKLALPFLDGSVDAEPNAQWLDKYLQMLASARGGAGVTQRDLDRCTDLAAQYLYKTGWFDGASLKKLAHVGNKLSKHPDQPACMQAIAWIAGQVEQVDGRLGLDGRELALLLNAFAKNTDSSRCERAAARLARYLKCEPRARQSLNEQGISLALNAFSKWFDHQDCRSMAHSLAARLADSRGLCDVLKEQEVTNVLNALSKWPDTPACKKAASTLALRLAEDAGLRNALKPQEVANALNALSKWPDTPHCETAASALASRLADDDPDLRNALNPQGVANTLNALSKWPDTQDCEAAASALASRLADEPELRNALNLQEVANVLNALSKWPDTPACTKAIDALAGRLATDHDLRNALEAQDVALSLNALSKLLGGVACRQAALLLAERAGSAELPWQQFDMLGLAQVGNAISRLLRVDEQEFQTLGGAKLQALAGHLELHRARFASAPAQEIGLIFKALSSAQLHRQMRPLARPALEQVAALVRADGLRETNLEELGNLCMGLLPLIRSPELTPRHRGHALRVFNTLQPIVARKIDSYLTVGGSRASAQTEQHATRCPALTFFQVLKTYAVVSRQWKPRHLEGARQQLRQRREQLAQWVDQTLERTREAIEADLGEMSWNLIAQIEAGDQVFDALDRRMAKEAPRIAQAHPPSRFDLGAGRLGMRSAPGQPVVPAPGIGSTTHIVVDLRGKQVSTNAAETDKPYSLFTRLTGLPLVEVQLPGSISTFMLARTLTYQDEPWRFDMFGGSRATRGNMSRPADLLSGASASPSLLPAIRYADTVPGSSLMKLIAKLAPQREDWSRMQRSLLEMVPSDHVVEGTLRLGFFDDVSGPAHPFKLTAPDGRPLALCPNDGCGFLKLEVALRIPAFRERVCAWEAVQAGRASQAQRDLLAKDKGPTRLAPQALQHFPRDQAALQEAHEAMRRRLQALPPKLSQLALYELATSGGYEGQRIRAVPSADNKVHLPRERSGAFDAAGGALLVGKPPYDKENLLPVPQAHVATAAQGDATAEFLSQSFGIQYSYTGFDDSSGDAAGSGPAMLHSKGMLIVVPARNWPAQFADVDLACSKEDLKTLSRWTAGRDRGAVPQDMLSTGSLRLKDIVEPGRMGALPIPELRKRNMDTDGDDAFVYAGYPRLAELIAREMADREVRRGQPRSFKPPKTATPAIDPDTGHYQPGRLSEIMSLQRGGQVMGTASTLAARFMAQPDQLREAMARKMMFGTYDGIERDLRDGLRQVLDGETTDPRVLLGQLRAQAHEAIGRAHMPEAREAAELLHAQLLELEPATARSAEAPHLPDALAEAFPTLARAYMAAPDADARLRAILDNYPVCRLSHAQFPEGQPGLIPDEPELSMRNLFTIAIKVGTDALKSDTGTALFAKIVESCERSERAFAERVRSVPYGKTTARAMHEGRFDAEQTKVLLQNMPTMAAGVMQDALHALQQAGLIDSPPPPAERLRAVKHEDIVRATEALLTRAREMEPVVTDMLTRAAELHGGRLEGMRHQFKSPGSLVEKFERQMALKHKTLEEAAAGINDALRYSVVLEPRHFTAGLRGMLASLDDQGHVRVKLVNLFMRYRQAFKAVNVTLRSPEGALWEIQFHTPDTFKLKEQFHDLYKDSFALQLRGVSQADQRELQAPAQAAFSGVNAPPGCEEIDDWE, via the coding sequence GTGCATGCACGACCCGGAGCACGTGGCGGCGCATGGGACGGGCGCGCCCAGCAACAGCCGGCGACTCACTCGCACCGGCTCGATGATTCCACCCACTGGCACGATACCGCGCCCGGACGGCGCCCGGACAAAATGCCCGCTGACGCCAGCGCCGCGTCGTCGCATCGGCGGCCAACGCATGGCTTGGAGCGGACGAAGGATTTTTGCCTGACCGAACAACAGCCCGATCGGGTGGCAAGGAAACGGCCGCGGGAAGAGCAAGAACTGCATCGGGGCCCACAACAGCGGCCAAGGCATGGCTTGGAGCTGACGACAAGGGATCTCCGCCTGACCGAACAAACGCTCAATCGGGAGGCAAAAGAGCTTCTGTGGCAACAGCGGGCGCGATATCGGCGACAGTTGGATGCGCATAGGCGGATAGATCAGACCCACAACGCTCGCCTGTGCGTCGCCATGGCACAGGACAACGAGCTAGCGCGTCGGATCGGCTGCAAGCTGGCGCTGCCCTTCCTGGATGGGAGCGTCGACGCGGAACCCAATGCGCAGTGGCTCGACAAATATCTTCAGATGCTTGCCAGTGCAAGGGGGGGCGCAGGTGTAACGCAACGCGATCTTGATCGTTGCACCGACCTTGCGGCGCAGTATCTCTACAAGACCGGCTGGTTCGACGGTGCATCGCTAAAAAAGCTGGCCCATGTGGGCAACAAGCTGAGCAAGCACCCGGACCAGCCGGCGTGCATGCAGGCAATCGCGTGGATCGCCGGACAGGTGGAGCAGGTGGATGGTCGGTTGGGTCTGGATGGCCGTGAACTGGCCTTGTTACTGAACGCCTTTGCCAAGAACACCGACAGCAGCAGGTGCGAACGCGCGGCGGCTCGCCTGGCACGTTACCTGAAATGTGAACCCCGGGCCCGGCAGTCTCTGAACGAGCAGGGCATCAGCCTGGCACTCAATGCCTTCAGCAAGTGGTTCGATCATCAGGACTGCCGGTCCATGGCGCACTCGCTCGCCGCGAGGCTGGCCGACAGTCGCGGCTTGTGCGACGTCCTCAAAGAGCAAGAAGTGACAAACGTACTGAACGCACTGAGCAAATGGCCCGATACGCCGGCGTGCAAGAAGGCCGCCAGCACTCTGGCCCTGCGGCTGGCCGAGGATGCGGGTTTGCGCAACGCCCTCAAACCTCAAGAAGTGGCCAACGCGTTGAACGCTCTGAGCAAATGGCCCGACACGCCACACTGCGAGACCGCCGCCAGCGCACTGGCCTCGCGGCTGGCCGACGACGATCCCGATTTGCGCAACGCTCTCAATCCGCAAGGCGTGGCCAATACGCTCAACGCCCTGAGCAAATGGCCCGACACGCAGGACTGCGAGGCCGCCGCCAGTGCGCTGGCCTCGCGGCTGGCCGACGAGCCAGAGTTGCGCAACGCCCTCAATCTGCAAGAAGTGGCCAACGTGCTCAACGCCCTGAGCAAATGGCCCGACACGCCTGCATGCACGAAGGCCATCGACGCCTTGGCCGGGCGGCTGGCTACGGACCACGATTTGCGCAACGCCCTGGAAGCGCAGGACGTGGCCTTGTCGCTCAATGCGCTGAGCAAATTGCTCGGAGGGGTGGCCTGTCGCCAGGCAGCGTTGCTGCTCGCCGAGCGCGCAGGCTCGGCCGAGCTGCCATGGCAGCAGTTCGACATGCTCGGGCTCGCCCAGGTGGGCAACGCGATATCCCGCCTGCTGCGGGTGGATGAGCAAGAGTTCCAGACCTTGGGTGGTGCCAAACTGCAGGCGCTGGCCGGGCACCTGGAGCTGCATCGCGCGCGCTTCGCGTCCGCCCCGGCCCAGGAGATCGGGCTGATCTTCAAGGCCCTTTCATCGGCGCAGCTTCATCGCCAGATGCGGCCCCTGGCGCGACCGGCGCTCGAGCAGGTCGCAGCGCTCGTGCGCGCCGATGGATTACGCGAAACGAACCTCGAGGAGCTAGGCAATCTGTGCATGGGCCTGCTGCCGCTGATCCGCAGTCCGGAGCTGACCCCTCGCCATCGCGGTCACGCCCTGCGCGTATTCAACACGTTGCAGCCGATCGTAGCGCGCAAGATCGACTCGTACCTCACAGTCGGTGGCTCACGTGCATCGGCCCAGACCGAACAGCACGCCACGCGTTGCCCGGCGTTGACGTTCTTCCAGGTGCTCAAGACCTACGCGGTGGTGAGCCGGCAATGGAAGCCGCGCCACCTCGAAGGCGCGCGCCAGCAATTGCGCCAGCGCCGCGAGCAGCTGGCGCAATGGGTCGACCAGACGCTCGAGCGCACGCGCGAGGCCATCGAGGCGGACCTCGGCGAGATGAGCTGGAACCTGATCGCGCAGATCGAGGCGGGCGACCAGGTGTTCGACGCCCTGGACCGGCGCATGGCCAAGGAGGCGCCAAGGATCGCGCAGGCCCATCCACCGAGCCGCTTCGACCTGGGCGCCGGGCGCCTGGGCATGCGTTCGGCACCCGGCCAGCCCGTCGTGCCGGCACCCGGCATTGGCAGCACCACCCACATCGTGGTCGATCTGCGTGGCAAGCAAGTGTCGACCAACGCGGCCGAGACGGACAAGCCTTACTCGCTGTTCACGCGGCTGACGGGCCTGCCGCTGGTGGAGGTTCAGCTGCCGGGATCGATTTCGACGTTCATGCTCGCGCGCACGCTCACCTACCAGGACGAGCCCTGGCGCTTCGACATGTTCGGCGGCAGCCGCGCCACGCGCGGCAACATGAGCCGCCCCGCCGATCTGCTGTCCGGCGCCTCTGCATCGCCGTCGCTGCTGCCGGCGATCCGCTATGCCGACACCGTCCCGGGCAGCAGCCTGATGAAGCTCATCGCCAAGCTGGCCCCGCAGCGCGAGGACTGGTCGCGCATGCAGCGCTCGCTGCTGGAGATGGTGCCGAGCGACCACGTCGTGGAGGGCACGCTGCGCCTGGGCTTTTTCGACGACGTCAGCGGCCCTGCGCACCCGTTCAAGCTCACAGCCCCCGACGGGCGCCCCCTGGCGCTGTGCCCCAACGATGGCTGCGGCTTTCTGAAGCTGGAGGTGGCCCTGCGCATCCCGGCCTTCCGTGAGCGCGTCTGTGCCTGGGAAGCGGTGCAGGCCGGCCGGGCCAGCCAAGCCCAGCGCGACCTTCTGGCCAAGGACAAGGGACCCACGCGGCTGGCACCGCAGGCGCTGCAGCACTTCCCGCGCGACCAGGCGGCGCTGCAAGAGGCGCACGAGGCGATGCGGCGCAGGCTGCAGGCGCTGCCGCCCAAGCTGAGCCAACTGGCGCTGTACGAGCTGGCCACCAGCGGCGGCTACGAGGGCCAGAGAATCCGGGCGGTGCCCTCCGCCGACAACAAGGTGCACCTGCCGCGCGAGCGCAGCGGCGCCTTCGATGCCGCCGGCGGCGCCTTGCTGGTCGGCAAGCCGCCTTACGACAAGGAGAACCTGCTGCCGGTGCCGCAGGCGCATGTCGCTACCGCAGCGCAGGGCGATGCCACGGCCGAGTTCCTTTCGCAGTCCTTCGGCATCCAGTACAGCTACACCGGCTTCGACGACAGCTCGGGCGACGCAGCCGGCAGCGGCCCGGCGATGCTGCACAGCAAGGGCATGCTCATCGTGGTGCCGGCGCGGAACTGGCCGGCGCAGTTCGCCGACGTGGACCTGGCCTGCTCCAAGGAAGATCTCAAGACCCTGTCGCGCTGGACGGCCGGACGCGACCGCGGTGCCGTGCCGCAGGACATGCTCAGCACCGGCAGCCTGCGGCTCAAGGACATCGTAGAACCCGGGCGCATGGGCGCCCTGCCGATCCCGGAGCTGCGCAAGCGCAACATGGACACCGACGGTGACGATGCGTTCGTGTACGCGGGCTACCCCAGGCTGGCGGAGCTGATCGCGCGCGAGATGGCCGATCGTGAGGTGCGGCGCGGCCAGCCACGCTCCTTCAAACCGCCGAAGACCGCCACGCCGGCCATCGACCCAGACACCGGCCACTACCAGCCCGGGCGGCTGTCCGAGATCATGTCGCTGCAGCGTGGCGGCCAGGTCATGGGCACGGCCAGCACCCTGGCGGCGCGCTTCATGGCGCAGCCCGACCAGCTGCGCGAGGCAATGGCGCGCAAGATGATGTTCGGTACTTACGACGGCATCGAGCGCGACCTGCGCGACGGCTTGCGCCAGGTGCTCGACGGCGAGACCACAGATCCCCGGGTGTTGTTGGGGCAACTGCGCGCCCAGGCGCACGAAGCGATCGGACGCGCCCATATGCCAGAGGCGCGTGAAGCGGCCGAACTGCTGCACGCGCAGCTGCTTGAGCTCGAACCGGCGACGGCTCGCTCAGCCGAGGCGCCGCACCTGCCCGACGCGCTGGCTGAAGCGTTCCCAACGCTCGCCCGTGCCTACATGGCCGCGCCCGATGCCGACGCACGTCTGCGCGCCATCCTCGACAACTACCCGGTGTGCCGGTTATCGCACGCGCAGTTCCCGGAGGGGCAACCAGGGCTCATCCCCGACGAGCCGGAACTGAGCATGCGCAACCTGTTCACTATCGCCATTAAGGTAGGAACCGATGCGCTGAAATCCGACACCGGCACAGCGCTGTTCGCCAAGATCGTGGAGTCTTGCGAACGATCCGAGCGAGCGTTCGCCGAGCGGGTACGCAGCGTGCCGTACGGCAAGACGACTGCCCGGGCCATGCACGAGGGCCGCTTCGACGCCGAGCAGACCAAGGTGCTCCTGCAGAACATGCCGACGATGGCGGCGGGCGTCATGCAAGACGCGCTGCACGCGCTGCAGCAGGCAGGCCTGATCGACTCGCCGCCACCGCCGGCCGAGCGCCTGCGCGCCGTGAAACACGAGGACATCGTGCGTGCGACCGAGGCCCTGCTCACACGCGCCAGAGAGATGGAGCCCGTGGTCACCGACATGCTGACGCGCGCCGCCGAGCTCCATGGTGGGCGACTGGAGGGAATGCGCCATCAATTCAAATCGCCCGGCTCGCTGGTGGAAAAATTCGAGCGGCAAATGGCTTTGAAACACAAGACCCTGGAAGAAGCGGCCGCTGGCATAAACGACGCCCTGCGCTATAGCGTGGTACTGGAGCCGCGGCACTTCACCGCCGGCCTGCGCGGCATGCTGGCCTCTCTGGACGATCAGGGCCATGTGCGCGTCAAGCTGGTCAACTTGTTCATGCGGTACCGGCAGGCATTCAAGGCAGTCAACGTCACGCTGCGCAGCCCCGAAGGCGCGCTCTGGGAGATCCAGTTCCACACGCCGGACACCTTCAAGCTCAAGGAGCAATTCCACGACCTGTACAAGGACAGCTTTGCGCTGCAGCTTCGGGGCGTCTCACAGGCCGATCAGCGCGAACTGCAGGCGCCTGCGCAGGCGGCCTTCAGCGGCGTGAATGCGCCGCCGGGCTGCGAGGAGATCGACGATTGGGAATAA
- a CDS encoding Tat pathway signal protein: MDRRTFLHQGMAAAAAVGTGAAMVTSATATATVATIPPAPVLPRLEPLPLVAHAGSKLCSFRHLQQNWTVYEHLDHPQGQLTLWTDSGMLRLDKRTEPAYPAESKPYFGMPLAEVAMAEADLLADRLLRDGDPDEAQVRDVAPPPASLLDPKDDGGRWPWTTFVGTREGLDTMPILPNGRSRTSRPEHAFAELSEEALIKRREEGMLGGWMPAVRKVMRRKGQADTWYDVLVFADVRAGDRFVVQTWHRTMQVRGGEIVAVHYAQSYPAFAPSRNAATAEQFYEALIDFAAYWQQALDGTVQAQLPDASWNDMAQFAFARELVVRPGGDYPKYGAVERDYYGNEYDGFQDTFTSSFYANLEWGRFAQAAAVLDNYFDEFVQDDGLPNMRGPEVGQFGLTLSLLARYLRYTGDAVRLRRLLPKIAATAQVLCELHDQALALPRSAHGHGLLHGWNESDACLLPDPSLWWKPYYANSALAIRGWEDIAQVWSAFAGSAGLAMDWHRRAKQLRARLQTSLRANVRRDLSPPYIGPLPGTKLTFRQSLQQEKPSEQQWPHRAYAELLQADVLPDELANLVIDCLRGHGGTSIGVVANIAPPEPGSRDLLGFISYGYAQQLLRLDRIEEYLLFVYAHRYQVHTRGSWTAGEVSGITGGMPLFCIPAQMTIPLLLRWMLVSDDSAGEQLYLARAVPRAWLGSGAALGISAAPTRWGKVTLRLRTDRDARLIDADVQLPEQVPKRTWLTLRTPTGTRLDRVLIDGKPARPQGPHADRVALPGRAAVVRVQAWYV; encoded by the coding sequence ATGGACCGCAGAACCTTTCTGCATCAGGGCATGGCGGCGGCTGCGGCAGTCGGCACCGGTGCCGCGATGGTGACGTCGGCCACGGCCACGGCCACGGTTGCAACCATACCGCCAGCGCCCGTACTCCCACGCCTGGAACCATTGCCCTTGGTTGCGCATGCCGGTAGCAAGCTCTGCAGCTTTCGGCATCTGCAGCAGAACTGGACCGTCTACGAGCATCTCGACCACCCGCAAGGCCAGCTCACGTTGTGGACCGACAGCGGCATGCTGCGGCTGGATAAGCGCACCGAGCCGGCATATCCGGCCGAGAGCAAGCCATATTTCGGCATGCCACTGGCCGAGGTGGCGATGGCCGAGGCCGATTTGCTCGCCGACCGTTTGCTGCGCGATGGCGACCCGGACGAGGCACAGGTGCGCGACGTGGCGCCGCCACCGGCCTCGTTGCTCGACCCCAAGGACGATGGCGGGCGCTGGCCGTGGACCACCTTCGTCGGCACCCGTGAAGGCCTGGACACGATGCCCATCTTGCCCAACGGCCGCAGCCGCACGTCGCGCCCGGAGCATGCGTTTGCCGAGTTGAGCGAAGAAGCGCTGATCAAACGGCGCGAGGAAGGCATGCTCGGCGGCTGGATGCCGGCGGTACGCAAGGTCATGCGCCGCAAGGGCCAGGCTGACACCTGGTACGACGTGCTGGTGTTTGCCGATGTGCGCGCTGGTGATCGTTTTGTGGTGCAGACCTGGCATCGCACGATGCAGGTGCGCGGCGGCGAGATCGTCGCAGTGCATTACGCGCAGAGTTATCCGGCATTTGCGCCGTCGCGCAACGCCGCTACCGCAGAACAATTCTATGAGGCGTTGATCGATTTCGCGGCGTATTGGCAGCAGGCGTTGGATGGCACCGTGCAGGCGCAACTGCCCGATGCCAGCTGGAACGATATGGCGCAGTTCGCTTTCGCGCGCGAGCTGGTGGTGCGGCCCGGTGGCGACTATCCCAAATACGGTGCGGTGGAACGCGACTATTACGGCAACGAGTACGACGGCTTCCAGGACACCTTCACCAGTTCGTTCTACGCCAATCTGGAGTGGGGCCGCTTCGCGCAGGCTGCCGCAGTGCTCGACAATTATTTCGACGAGTTCGTGCAGGACGATGGCTTGCCGAACATGCGCGGGCCAGAGGTTGGGCAGTTCGGGCTGACCTTGTCGCTACTGGCGCGCTATCTGCGTTATACCGGTGATGCAGTGCGGTTGCGTCGTTTGCTTCCCAAGATCGCGGCAACCGCGCAGGTGCTGTGCGAGTTGCACGACCAAGCCTTGGCATTGCCGCGCAGCGCGCATGGCCATGGCCTGCTGCACGGCTGGAACGAATCGGATGCCTGTCTGCTTCCCGATCCATCGCTATGGTGGAAACCGTATTACGCCAACAGCGCGCTGGCGATCCGCGGTTGGGAAGACATCGCGCAAGTGTGGAGCGCGTTCGCTGGCAGCGCGGGCTTGGCGATGGATTGGCATCGCCGCGCAAAGCAGTTGCGTGCGCGCCTGCAGACCAGCTTGCGCGCCAACGTGCGCCGCGATCTGTCGCCGCCGTACATCGGCCCATTGCCCGGCACCAAGCTGACCTTCCGTCAATCGCTGCAGCAGGAAAAGCCCAGCGAACAGCAATGGCCGCACCGTGCATATGCCGAGCTGCTGCAGGCCGATGTGTTGCCGGACGAGTTGGCCAACCTGGTCATCGATTGTCTGCGCGGGCATGGCGGCACCAGTATCGGCGTGGTGGCGAATATCGCGCCGCCGGAACCGGGCAGTCGCGATCTGCTCGGGTTTATTTCCTACGGTTATGCGCAACAGCTGCTGCGGCTGGATCGCATCGAAGAGTATCTGTTGTTTGTTTACGCACACCGTTATCAGGTGCATACGCGCGGTAGCTGGACGGCCGGCGAGGTCAGCGGCATCACCGGCGGCATGCCGTTGTTCTGCATCCCGGCGCAGATGACCATTCCGCTGCTACTGCGCTGGATGCTGGTCAGCGACGACAGCGCGGGCGAACAGTTGTATCTTGCGCGCGCTGTGCCGCGTGCATGGTTGGGCAGCGGCGCAGCACTGGGCATTAGTGCTGCACCCACACGCTGGGGCAAGGTCACGCTGAGGTTGCGCACAGATAGAGATGCACGCCTCATCGACGCCGATGTGCAGCTGCCGGAACAGGTCCCCAAACGCACGTGGCTGACGCTGCGTACGCCGACCGGCACGCGGCTGGATCGCGTGCTCATCGACGGCAAGCCCGCGCGCCCGCAAGGCCCGCATGCAGATCGCGTAGCGTTGCCGGGTCGTGCTGCAGTGGTGAGGGTGCAGGCGTGGTACGTGTGA
- a CDS encoding IS30 family transposase, translating to MSKSYLHLSAEERAVLQIETRRGQSLRSISRLLCRSPSTLSRELVRQGATSYCAADAARRYKARRQRSVRRRRLTPGTDLFQLVRDHLVLWRWSPQQIAAKLLIMHPDDSAQRVSHETIYATIYAHPRGGLKKELVEALRQGKPTRGLRRTTAAKRTWVPEELRIVHRPEDVRQRLIPGHWEGDLIKGAFNRSCVGTLVERKTRFVVLCRMDGCTAADALEGFTRQMKRLPASMRTSLTYDRGTELTCYAELMQGLNINVWFADPHAPWQRGSNENTNGLLRQFLPKGADLSTVSQEYLNHIALLMNTRPRETLGWKTPSEAMEHELATFKSRVALES from the coding sequence ATGTCAAAAAGCTATCTCCATCTGAGTGCAGAAGAGCGCGCGGTGCTGCAAATCGAAACACGGCGTGGTCAAAGCTTGCGCTCGATCTCCAGACTTCTGTGCAGAAGCCCATCGACATTGAGCAGGGAGCTGGTCAGGCAGGGCGCCACGAGCTACTGTGCGGCAGATGCGGCCAGGCGTTACAAAGCGCGGCGTCAGCGCAGTGTTCGGCGGCGTAGGCTGACCCCGGGGACGGATTTGTTCCAGCTGGTGCGTGATCATCTTGTGCTGTGGCGCTGGTCGCCCCAGCAGATTGCTGCCAAGCTCTTGATCATGCATCCGGATGATTCTGCCCAGCGCGTCAGCCACGAAACCATCTACGCAACGATCTATGCGCACCCGCGCGGTGGCCTGAAAAAGGAGCTGGTGGAGGCTTTACGCCAGGGCAAGCCTACTCGGGGATTGCGGCGTACGACCGCTGCCAAACGCACCTGGGTGCCGGAGGAACTACGCATCGTGCACCGGCCCGAAGACGTGCGACAGCGCCTGATTCCAGGTCATTGGGAAGGCGATCTGATCAAGGGCGCGTTCAATCGTTCCTGCGTTGGCACGTTGGTGGAGCGCAAGACGCGCTTTGTGGTGCTGTGCCGAATGGACGGCTGCACGGCTGCCGATGCGCTGGAAGGGTTTACCCGCCAGATGAAAAGGCTTCCCGCTTCGATGCGAACGAGCTTGACCTATGATCGCGGGACCGAACTGACGTGTTATGCCGAGCTGATGCAGGGACTGAACATCAATGTGTGGTTTGCCGATCCACACGCGCCTTGGCAGCGCGGAAGCAACGAAAACACCAATGGCCTACTTCGCCAGTTCTTGCCCAAGGGTGCGGATCTGTCCACCGTCAGTCAGGAGTACCTCAATCACATCGCATTACTGATGAACACCCGTCCACGCGAGACGTTGGGATGGAAAACGCCGAGCGAGGCGATGGAGCATGAACTGGCAACTTTCAAATCACGTGTTGCACTTGAATCTTGA